Within the Arachis duranensis cultivar V14167 chromosome 10, aradu.V14167.gnm2.J7QH, whole genome shotgun sequence genome, the region NNNNNNNNNNNNNNNNNNNNNNNNNNNNNNNNNNNNNNNNNNNNNNNNNNNNNNNNNNNNNNNNNNNNNNNNNNNNNNNNNNNNNNNNNNNNNNNNNNNNNNNNNNNNNNNNNNNNNNNNNNNNNNNNNNNNNNNNNNNNNNNNNNNNNNNNNNNNNNNNNNNNNNNNNNNNNNNNNNNNNNNNNNNNNNNNNNNNNNNNNNNNNNNNNNNNNNNNNNNNNNNNNNNNNNNNNNNNNNNNNNNNNNNNNNNNNNNNNNNNNNNNNNNNNNNNNNNNNNNNNNNNNNNNNNNNNNNNNNNNNNNNNNNNNNNNNNNNNNNNNNNNNNNNNNNNNNNNNNNNNNNNNNNNNNNNNNNNNNNNNNNNNNNNNNNNNNNNNGCGAACGCAGAAAGGCTAGAGAAGCAAGACCAGTACTTTAACCCCAACTGGTGCTAGCTTCTATTCCTGATGTTACCATCACTAATCCAATGTGCTGATACATGTGTAAAATTCCCCCTGTATCTATGATTCCCTTATAGCATTGTATCCagttttgttttgaattttgaaatagaAAACTAATTATGATTGTATGCATTATTCTTGACATTTCCTTTTGTTCAATAATTTTCTGTTTGATGATGAGTTCTCAGTTCTCACACTTCCCCACCTTCACAAGCTAAGCTAGATTGATATACACTGATATCACTGGATCATTCCCCCTTCctgtcttttcatttttttcgcCGGAACTTTGCATCGTGAAaagctatatacatatattatgaaatatatataaacttataatgaaatatgcacaaaatttaAGCTTATTAGaacatttgtaattttttattagtttgcgacacattatttaaaaaattcaagtcACACATTATTTAGCCAATGAACTTCATATATTGCTAAAAGAATTATAAATACTcatgtattatattattttttatgtttaattctAAATCATTTAAAGAAGTAAGATGTTTAGCAATTTTGAACATGACATGTgccaaaaaaagtaaaaaaaaaaggaagaaaagacaCCCCTTAGGTGGAGTTGTGGACTCTGGACAGATTATATTTTAATGGTTTGAGCAAGTTGCAAACTGAAGAAACCTACCTGTATTccaattagaataaattattattttttattataaaataaatttaaatgtttACATTTTAACCtcaaaatatttaaactaaCTCGATACacataaaaattgaattagttCCATAAAATTACCCACAGATTAATCTTTTTTTCATTACAAATACATGccttttattacaataattttaaagaaattagaaCAAATACATCTAGATAGATTTAGtgtttttttagatttataattttagatgtgttacaacttacaattgaaaaaaaaaataacttttacgCACATacattttaatcattttaaaagCGCTAATGTTCAAATAAGTAATGAAAAAAtccaactaataataaaaaaaattgttgaaaactataaacttttattaaatttttatttgttatctttttttctCCCGAATATCTGTAATTGCtcctttatttatctttaattcggtctaattattttatgttgGTGGTATTCTCTAATCATTCTAGagataaagattaaaaaaatgaaagaaaaaaaagaaaggaaagaagaagaaaaaaatattgatgtaTAAACTGATAattcatttattgtttaattccATTGTTGATAtaatcttattaaaattttatttgacaaTATGATGAATGAGTTTTGAGTTAGCATGCAAGTTACCCGAAATAGGAACAAAATAGCACGActcatctaataataataaaatattaaatatgaaaTAGTAAATTTATCTGTAGAGGAGTGATACTCTTCTATGAAGATTTTTGTGAAGAACgtgagagaaagaaaaaaaacagtACGAGAGAGACGAAATGtacaaataaaatagaaaaatgataaaataactatttaataAACGggataggaagttagaaaaattctagtatttaaaatttaaattaattttaattactaatatgttagctacaaattaaaaatgtgttttaattaaatttaattaaataacattatttaaattttaaaggcCGACCAAAGGCTAAATTTTATTGTACATGTACAAGTaacattttttcattaaataacattatttaaattttaaagaccgaccaaagacaaaattttattgtagaagtaacattttctttttattataaagATGAAATTAAAGCTGCACCGTTAGCAACCATCTAGAAACATGAGTGGAGAAATATAACAAAACTAAAAGATCAACATATAGGAAGGAAAACTTCTTGAAACCTATACGTACGACTCTAACAAAATCCTGCATGTGACAAAAATTGCTGCGTCAACTGATCCCTTTTGGTACGTCTTCAAACGTAGCAGCATTAACTAAACTAATCCCATGAAGAAATTGAATAACAATGAATGTGCCTTTATTTGCagaggaaaagtataggtaggcaatgaaaatattaaacaatgtaaataacagatatatcggatgttcattttactagtgtacggatggttattttaatattaaaatttagaggattAATTTAGAGGTGAAAtgtgtttttatttgattggtgattgttcatattgttcaaaATAATCATTGTTCCCCTAGCATTCCCTATTTGCAGAATTTATTATGCACAcgtatttcttctttttgtatAGTACAAGAGATCTTTTTATCTTGTCAAATGAGAAATATACAAAAGAAATGTTCACAAACACACAGCTGGAGTGTAAGAAAACTGATTAAAGCAAGGAAACCAAATGATGAGTTCATCAGCAAGAAAGGAAGAAGGATATGATGACGACGATGCATGCATGTATGCGATGTTGTTGTCAACTTTTCAAGTGTTCCCTTCATATTGAATGCTGCTGTTGAACTCAACCTGTTTGAGATATTGTCTGAGTTAGCCCCCAACGGTGCATACTTATCGGTTTCCGAAATCGCCTCAAAGCTTCCTTCACAGCAACCTCAACTCCACAACAGGCTGGACAGAATGCTTCGTGTGCTTGCCAGTTTCTCACTTCTCAATTCGAGTGTCGTCGTTGACCATGGCGTTGGCGGCAAGGTTGAGAGGCTTTATAGTCTCTAACATGCTGctaaatattttctaaaaaatcagTCATAATCTAGCTTTTTTTCTCAAATCTCAACTGCCACCCAGCTCTAACAAGGATTTGGTGAGTGAGTAATTAATTAAGAGAAATCTTAGAGGATCCTCAGAATTTCTTGTTTTTGGCTATCGAATATTCgtagatatttaaaaatatggaaTAAAATATGTTGTTAAATTACTAGATTAGAAActaagttgggttggtctagtggttagctcattAGCCTGCTTAAGTaagtgtcgggggttcgaatTTCGGCTTATGCATGCAGCTGTAATTTATatccttttttaaaagatcttttttccttaaaaaaagatgtttttcatgtaataaataaacaaaaaaatacttttatattgttatacccaaacataattgatagataaaaagacctttttacatgagatatccaaacataaaattacttttacttctctataagatcttttaaaaaaagataactcgaaaaaagatctttttttagaagctcacccaaacaagccctaagtcatgacaaaaaataataaattctgatgtttctaacactttttttttaattaattaatctgaTTGAGTTGCATTAATATATTcttgaattataattaattaaggtaAACATTAAGGATGCAATTGTTGATGGAGGAATAGAGGTGTTCAAGAAGGCTAATGGAATGTCGGTGTGGGAGTACATGGAGAAGGATGCAAAACTGAGTCACACTTTCAACAAAGCAATGGCAGGAATCTCTGCCAAACATATGAAGAAATATTTGGAAGCATACGATGGATTTAAAGGAGTGTCAACGCAGGTTGATGTTGGAGGAGGTACTGGACACTGCCTCAAAATGATCGTCTCCAAGTACTGTAATATTAAGAGTGTGTATGGTGgagaaattataaataatttttaaaaattttaagattaaaatattatattattatatttagttcaaaatttaaaaaattattctcaaataaatttgattttaaaaaattaaaatattattattttaattttttagggttttNNNNNNNNNNNNNNNNNNNNNNNNNNNNNNNNNNNNNNNNNNNNNNNNNNNNNNNNNNNNNNNNNNNNNNNNNNNNNNNNNNNNNNNNNNNTGATGACAATTCAATGTTCCTTCGTGCTGGAGGCATAGAGAGAAcaggaaaaaaaatttgggaagcTATGCGAAGACTCTGGATTTACCACTTACCAAGTTTCGGAATCagagaattttataaataaaatacaaggaTCACATACATGttctatttatcattttttttggaCATGGTGAGAACCGAGCAAACCCGACCCACACTGAAAAggatccaaaacccaaaacccacccaaacccacTCTTCTTAATTCAAACTTTGTCTCCCTCTTACCTTTGTTCATTTTTCAATTTGTACCTCCCGTACAACTATGTCCACTTCCCATTCAATTTTCAATCCAGAAAATTTATGTTAGttggataaaaataatatacattacatttaaaaaaatattaatttaaattttaaaaaataaaagtatacattaattattcaaatataagaaaaatcaaaaattacatataataaaataagacgaaacatattttttaaaatatttttcatattatttttaaaaataaaaagtatatattctaaattagtaaattgatCAATTGACTTTAGAATTTTATATGcaacataattacatataataaaatagaacaaaagataaacaaataaataataaggataagtaaattgagaataaaataaaatatataaatttatgaataaaataaaaaattagattaatacctaaactataattgcttgaattaaaatttacaattgaaaatatcaaaaagaaaaataataaaattaaaagataaatagagtcataaaaaattatataaaaaatatttaaaatttactttttgatgaaaagaaaaatgaccgttgaaaaatgaatagaaaaaaaagttgaaaagtaagaaaaagatttaatagAATAAAGAAGTAGTGACGGctgaaatttgaaaatgaaagaagattaaatttgattagattaattaatagtcaaaataataaaaaaaataaaatgaaatcgGAGTGGGGGCAAGTGCCCCCTGTCATATCACGTAAGTCCGTGCCTGCCTCCCGCATCAACTACGTTCACTCCTCAAATTCTTCCACTCTTTCTCTATAGCTGATTCTGAGATGGTAACTGTTTATACCCTGACTCAACACTAGGATTTAAGtccaaataaaccaaaacaattcAATCCTAAGATTGGCCTTCGCTACCAATCGACCTCCTTAGAAGAGGTTGGATTCAACACATACCTCACTCCCAAGAAGTCGGGTTCGAAGGATAGTtggcagataacacttatttaagtaagtaactgcccctaaaatctctcaacccacttccaaGAGCCATATCTCAACTTCCTTAAGATAAAGGGATGGTTACCCaccttaaaaggtggaactactccaacggtggttattggttcaccactataaagaCACTGACACCCCttaggtatctctaagttccaatacattCGAAACCTACTTAACCcgttgctgacttaggcatcagagtgtctttgcaggtaccaccacccatTCCATCATACACATAAGTCGGACGGTGGCTTCTAGACGCAAACAAAATCAGAGACCATCTCCTCCTGACGTTTGGGCCAGCCTTACAAGCCCAAtccattaatctccggttacctatCGTAACATTgacaccgttgccggggagccAAGAGATCAACCAGTGATGGCGGATGATTTGAACGAGGATTGAAACACAGCATCTAattctgagcaagagaatcaggACGCTGGTAACAACGACAAAGCTATAGTTACTCACCAAGGGGTGACTAACCAGCACAGAGAAGGCACCTCAGGGGTGAAGGACCCGAAGGAAAACTCATTCGAGGGGCACGAATCAGGCAAAGAAGGACAACCCCACGCAACTGATTTCATGGGATTGTTCCATGGCCACCAGGGACGGCTGGAATAGCTGGAGCAAGAATTAGAGCGGCAGCGAGAAGCGGAAAGGAGCTTGAGAAGAGAGGTCAAACGACGGAAAGAGCTTGAAGAAAAGCTCTTAAGACTAGAGTCCGCTCTCCGAGGCAAAAACTCTTGCAGTGACTGAGAAGACTCTCCCTTGGGAGGGGAAGATCCCTTcagtgaggacataatgagggcgaAAGTTCAAAGGAACTTCAAAAGTCCTGATATGGACTTATATGATGGGACCACCGACCCAAATCATCACTTGAGCAACTTCAAATgtcggatgtacctagctgACACCTCTGATGCTACTCGCTGTAAGGCCTTTCTGACGACCTTGAcaaaagcagcgatgaagtggtttgatAGCCTCCCCCCAAGGTCGGTCACTAGTTTCGATGACCTCTCGCGTAAATTCCTTATGCGATTCTCTATCCAAAAGGATAAGGTGAAGCAC harbors:
- the LOC107470446 gene encoding isoliquiritigenin 2'-O-methyltransferase-like: MHVCDVVVNFSSVPFILNAAVELNLFEILSELAPNGAYLSVSEIASKLPSQQPQLHNRLDRMLRVLASFSLLNSSVVVDHGVGGKVNIKDAIVDGGIEVFKKANGMSVWEYMEKDAKLSHTFNKAMAGISAKHMKKYLEAYDGFKGVSTQVDVGGGTGHCLKMIVSKYSSNSEQENQDAGNNDKAIVTHQGVTNQHREGTSGVKDPKENSFEGHESGKEGQPHATDFMGLFHGHQGRLE